Proteins encoded by one window of Manihot esculenta cultivar AM560-2 chromosome 10, M.esculenta_v8, whole genome shotgun sequence:
- the LOC122724828 gene encoding receptor-like protein 49, with protein sequence MVFDSKTYIIKIIPTSLVAAETGYCDEAETYIWGLYILDAWGNLAENQLRGSISTRVSNLKGMTEERRIKQDLSYGWVAGVYYEESLVVNSKGQSLKYTTTLSFLTCIDISGNHLHGELPHEVTELAGLVVLNLSRNHITGQIPETILELHQLASLDLSSNMFFGPIPPSMIPMSFLAYLNFSYNNLSGKIPYAGQMATFEANSFAGNPGLCGAPLVVRCSGSDTINNEMGNAYVYTNDRWPYLAIGLGNAAGLLIPYMLMAAKRSWSLLTLLYLACKRTPCFGKHCDNLH encoded by the exons ATGGTTTTTGACAGTAAgacctatattattaaaattatcccaacgTCTTTAGTAGCGGCTGAGACAG GATATTGTGACGAAGCAGAGACATATATCTGGGGTCTCTACATTTTGGATGCATGG GGAAACCTAGCAGAAAATCAGCTGAGAGGAAGCATTTCTACAAGAGTGAGTAATCTCAAGGGCATGACTGAAGAACGACGCATTAAGCAGGATTTATCGTATGGGTGGGTGGCCGGTGTCTATTACGAAGAAAGTCTGGTTGTAAATTCAAAAGGTCAGTCTTTAAAATACACAACGACTCTTTCCTTTTTGACTTGCATAGACATTTCAGGAAACCATTTACATGGAGAGCTGCCACATGAAGTCACAGAATTGGCAGGATTGGTGGTGTTAAACTTGTCAAGGAATCACATTACTGGTCAAATTCCAGAAACTATTTTAGAATTGCATCAGTTGGCATCACTTGATCTATCAAGCAATATGTTTTTTGGTCCAATTCCTCCCAGCATGATCCCAATGTCTTTTCTAGCGTACTTGAATTTCTCATACAATAATTTGTCAGGGAAAATTCCTTATGCAGGTCAAATGGCAACTTTTGAGGCAAATTCTTTTGCTGGAAATCCTGGACTTTGTGGTGCTCCTCTTGTTGTCAGGTGTTCTGGTTCTGATACAATTAATAATGAGATGGGAAATGCCTATGTTTACACTAATGACAGGTGGCCTTACCTTGCCATTGGATTAGGAAATGCAGCTGGCCTGCTGATTCCTTATATGCTTATGGCAGCCAAAAGATCATGGAGCTTGTTGACATTGTTATATTTGGCTTGCAAAAGAACACCTTGTTTTGGGAAGCATTGTGATAATCTTCACTAG